In Raphanus sativus cultivar WK10039 chromosome 5, ASM80110v3, whole genome shotgun sequence, the following proteins share a genomic window:
- the LOC130495058 gene encoding PH, RCC1 and FYVE domains-containing protein 1-like, with protein sequence MRRFTLEPSFVFLINVNPIMMWLVNVSMVEAKTNCFVEIKISLAIIALEKGAYLLKYGRRGKPKFCPFRLSNDETVLIWFSGKEEKHLKLSHVSRIISGQRTPIFQRYPRPEKEYQSFSLIYSERSLDVDFLW encoded by the exons ATGAGAAGGTTTACGCTCGAGCCAAGCTTCGTGTTCCTAATCAACGTCAATCCAATAATGATGTGGTTGGTCAACGTGAGTATGGTGGAAGCCAAAACTAATTGTTTTGTGGAAATTAAAATCTCTCTG GCAATCATTGCCCTGGAAAAGGGAGCTTACTTGCTTAAGTATGGAAGAAGAGGGAAGCCTAAGTTCTGCCCTTTTCGCCTTTCTAAT GATGAAACTGTTTTGATATGGTTCTCCGGTAAGGAGGAGAAACATCTGAAGCTAAGCCATGTTTCTAGGATCATTTCTGGACAACGCACT CCTATTTTTCAAAGGTATCCTCGTCCCGAGAAGGAATATCAGTCTTTTTCACTTATATATAGCGAGAGGTCTTTGGATGTG GATTTTCTTTGGTAG